The following proteins come from a genomic window of Coffea arabica cultivar ET-39 chromosome 11c, Coffea Arabica ET-39 HiFi, whole genome shotgun sequence:
- the LOC140016508 gene encoding uncharacterized mitochondrial protein AtMg00860-like has protein sequence MYSLQLIDELFDQLQGSVVFSKLDLRQGYYQLKIRKEDAPRTTLNSRYRHFEFVVMPFGLTNTPAAFMDLMQQVFKTKFGSVCGGVYRRHLGLEKVFFLGHKISKDGISVDPTKVDAVTEWKQPETPTEVRSFLGLAGYYRRFIKDFSRIAGPLTNLTKKHGKFMWNLKYEVSFQELKKRLTMAPILTLPNGKEGFMVYSDVSKEGLGCVLMQNGKVIGYASQKLKPHK, from the exons ATGTATTCTTTACAACttattgatgaactgtttgatcAGTTGCAAGGGTCGGTAGTATTTTCTAAATTGGACCTcaggcaagggtattatcaGTTAAAAATTAGGAAGGAAGATGCACCGAGAACTACTTTAAACTCGAGGTATAGGCACTTTGAATTTGTGGTGatgccctttggattgactaatACTCCTGCCGcattcatggacttaatgcagcAAGTTTTTAAAACCAAATTTGGATCAGTTTGTGGTGGTGTTTATAGAAGACAtcttggt TTAGAGAAAGTGTTCTTTTTAGGGCATAagatttctaaggatgggatttcTGTAGACCCAACTAAGGTTGATGCCGTTACTGAATGGAAACAACCAGAGACCCCTACGGAGgttagaagtttcttgggttTAGCGGGATATTATCGCcgatttattaaggatttttcgaGGATTGCTGGGCCACTGACTAATCTGACCAAGAAGCATGGCAAGTTTATGTGGAATCTTAAGTATGAAGTtagttttcaggagttaaagaagCGTTTGACAATGGCCCCGATATTGACATTACCTAATGGGAAGGAAGGATTTATGGTTTACTCAGATGTCTCTAAGGAAGGATTGGGTtgcgttttgatgcaaaatgggAAAGTTATTGGTTATGCCTCTCAAAAATTAAAACCCCATAAAtag